A segment of the Candidatus Omnitrophota bacterium genome:
GAGGGCTGGTACGAGCGTTCGCTGATGACGACCTGAAAACCAGCCCGGGCAAAAAGGCGCACGGTGGCTTCCTGCAGGCTGCCTTTGGGCAATCCTAGCTTCAACCGCGGGGCCGGGGATCGCTGCGTGCTTCTGGTCATGGGGAACTCCTTGGGTATGCGACAGAACCTTCATTTTATCAAACCCTATGCCGGGGCGCTGATTTTTTCCGTCCTGGGCGCCATGGATCGTTGACAGGCTTCTCCGGAACATGCTATAGTTGGAGATTGAGATGAAACCTCGACGGAGTTTGTGGGCCCACCTGCGTCTGTTTTTGACGATCCACTGGATCAAAGTCGCGGTCGGGCTGGTTCTGCTCGCCTCCGTGATCTGGCCGGTCATCGCCATCGGCCGGCTGGATTCGTACCAGCGGGACTACATCATGGCGTTTACGTCGCTCACCCCGCTGCAGTCGATCTTGGCGGCGGTGTCGTTCGTCTTCCTCTATCAGTACTTCCTCTTCGGCGGCCGGGGCTTCGGCCAAATGACCAACTTGAGCGGCGAGTCCGCCGGCCGCTCCGCCAACCAAGTGAAATGGAGCGAGGTCGTCGGTATGGAAGAGGGCAAGCAAGAGGCGTGGGAGGTCGTTGAGCTGCTGCGCGACCACGCCAAGGTCGCCCGCATCGGCGGCAAGGTGCTGCGCGGCATTCTGCTGATGGGCCCGCCGGGCTGCGGCAAAACCTACCTCGCCAAAGCCATCGCCACCGAATCTGGGCTGCCCTTTCTCTCCGCCTCTGGGGCGGAATTTAATGTCATCTTTATGGGCACGGGCGGTGCGCGCGTGCGGTCGCTCTTTAAGCGCGCGCGGATGATGGCGGAAATCCACGGCGGCTGCATCGTGTTTCTGGATGAGATCGACGCCGTGGGACGCTCCCGCAGCATGGACATTGGCTTCGGCGCCCAGACCGATTACAACAACACGGTCAACCAATTGCTTGTGGAGATGGACGGGCTGCACAGCAAAGGCTCCAATATCGTGGTCATCGGGGCGATGAACCAGGCGGAGGCCGTGCTGGATGAGGCCCTGCTGCGCCCCGGCCGGTTCGACCGAAAGATTTACGTGGACCGGCCCGGCCTTGAGGATCGCGAGAAGCTCTTCCAATTCTACCTCGCCAAGGTGAAGGCGGATCCGGTCATCGACAACGCGCGCTTAGCGCGGCGGTCGGTCTGGAAGTCGCCGGCGGACATCCAAAACATCGTCCAGGAAGCCACGCTCATTGCGGCGCGCAGCAAGCGCGAAGTGGTCAACTACAAGGATTTGTCGGAAGCGTTTGAGCGCATTGACATGGGCTCCAAGCGCTACCGCACGATGCCGGAAGAAGAGCGGCGCAACACCGCGTATCACGAAGCCGGGCACCTCATCGCGGTCTACATGCTGCATCCAACGCACGACGTGTTCAAGGCCTCCATCTACATGCGCCGCTCAACGCTGGGCGTGGTCTACCATGTGCCGCGGCAGGAGTATTACAGCGAAACGCGCGATAAGCTGCTCGCGGACATCAAGGCCTCGCTGGCCGGCTACGTCGCGGAGAAACTCAAATGCGGCTCCACTACCTCGGGAGTGGCCGCGGACTTTCAGCATGCGATTTCCGCCGCCCACCACATGGTCTGGAGCCTTGGGATGGGCACGAACGGGTTTATCGGCGACTACGAGATGCTCGTCGGTTCCTGGGCGTTCCGCCGAACTGCGTCGGGCGATCATCTCTCGGATCGCATCAAGGAAAAATTGAACGAGGAAACCAACCAGATCATGCAGGCGTGCTTGAAGGAAGTGGAGGATCTGCTGGGCAAGGAAGAT
Coding sequences within it:
- a CDS encoding AAA family ATPase, whose amino-acid sequence is MKPRRSLWAHLRLFLTIHWIKVAVGLVLLASVIWPVIAIGRLDSYQRDYIMAFTSLTPLQSILAAVSFVFLYQYFLFGGRGFGQMTNLSGESAGRSANQVKWSEVVGMEEGKQEAWEVVELLRDHAKVARIGGKVLRGILLMGPPGCGKTYLAKAIATESGLPFLSASGAEFNVIFMGTGGARVRSLFKRARMMAEIHGGCIVFLDEIDAVGRSRSMDIGFGAQTDYNNTVNQLLVEMDGLHSKGSNIVVIGAMNQAEAVLDEALLRPGRFDRKIYVDRPGLEDREKLFQFYLAKVKADPVIDNARLARRSVWKSPADIQNIVQEATLIAARSKREVVNYKDLSEAFERIDMGSKRYRTMPEEERRNTAYHEAGHLIAVYMLHPTHDVFKASIYMRRSTLGVVYHVPRQEYYSETRDKLLADIKASLAGYVAEKLKCGSTTSGVAADFQHAISAAHHMVWSLGMGTNGFIGDYEMLVGSWAFRRTASGDHLSDRIKEKLNEETNQIMQACLKEVEDLLGKEDALLERFKDELLRKNELEYDEIEAIFKECGKERTFPSTGPGIHL